A single window of Dermochelys coriacea isolate rDerCor1 chromosome 14, rDerCor1.pri.v4, whole genome shotgun sequence DNA harbors:
- the ADPRM gene encoding manganese-dependent ADP-ribose/CDP-alcohol diphosphatase isoform X2 — MMHLSGCPASTTGALAYRSSEHSTGNLILGAWLTVMDAAPTWRPGALTGNSEICFSFGVIADIQYADLEDGYNFWGSRRRYYRHSLHLLQSAVDEWNKEDSQLEFVLQLGDIIDGFNAQHKTSESALRRVMNKFKKLRAPIHHTWGNHELYNFTRDYLTKSELNSKSLEDQIFLGSAARDQDCPGDTAEEHYYAYHFSPVPKFRFILLDAYDLSILGRDKSTQKYQDSLKLLKEKNPNENLNSPIGLAEPQFVEFNGGFSQAQLDWFNEVLTFSDTNQEKVVVVGHIPVHPGSTGSVCLAWNYKDALSVIHSHQCVVCFLAGHLHDGGYYLDSHRVHHLTLEGIVETPPQSQAFGTIYVYDDKLVLKGRGRIPDKVMYYTKH; from the exons ATGATGCACCTTTCTGGGTGCCCAGCTTCAACCACTGGAGCCCTGGCTTATAGAAGTTCTGAGCACAGTACTGGGAACCTT ATTTTGGGAGCCTGGTTGACAGTTATGGATGCAGCTCCTACCTGGAGACCTGGAGCCTTGACCGGGAACTCTGAGATATGCTTTTCCTTTGGAGTCATAGCAGATATTCAGTATGCTGATCTAGAGGATGGTTATAACTTCTGGGGGTCCCGGAGGAGATACTACAGACACAGCCTTCACCTTCTCCAGAGCGCAGTTGATGAGTGGAATAAAGAAGACAGTCAACTTGAATTTGTACTGCAGCTTGGGGATATTATTGATGGTTTTAATGCCCAACATAAAACATCAGAAAGTGCTCTGAGAAGAGTTATGAACAAGTTTAAAAAGCTTAGAGCCCCAATCCATCACACATGGGGAAATCATGAATTATACAACTTTACTAGAGACTATTTAACAAAATCTGAACTTAACAGCAAGTCTTTAGAAGACCAGATCTTCCTTGGCTCTGCTGCCAGAGACCAGGACTGTCCTGGAGACACTGCTGAAGAACATTACTATGCTTATCATTTTAGCCCAGTCCCAAAATTTCGGTTCATTTTACTTGATGCTTATGATTTAAGTATCCTTGGGAGGGATAAATCGACCCAAAAATATCAGGATTCTTTGAAGCTGCTGAAGGAGAAAAACCCAAATGAGAATCTGAATAGTCCCATAG GACTTGCTGAACCCCAATTTGTAGAGTTCAATGGAGGATTTAGCCAAGCACAGCTGGATTGGTTCAATGAGGTTCTTACATTCTCTGACACTAATCAAGAGAAAGTTGTGGTTGTGG GTCACATTCCTGTTCATCCAGGTTCTACAGGGAGTGTTTGCCTTGCTTGGAATTATAAAGATGCCCTTTCCGTCATCCATTCTCATCAGTGTGTGGTGTGCTTTCTCGCAGGGCACCTCCATGATGGTGGTTATTATTTAGATTCTCACAGAGTCCACCATCTTACTTTGGAAGGGATTGTTGAAACTCCACCACAGAGCCAGGCCTTTGGAACGATATATGTCTACGATGATAAACTGGTATTAAAGGGAAGAGGTAGAATTCCAGACAAAGTAATGTATTACACAAAGCATTAG
- the TMEM220 gene encoding transmembrane protein 220 isoform X2 produces MAFPCLSHRGSAQPRPLRVRPSLGFGFRDSVLSGLRPGSFPGPPGTEPRPVTRPPSSTEPRPVSPGAEPGPPRRGELGAACTMAGSCAGPGRPWRLCNLLMAAFFGLAAAVQINDPDAGLWIVVYIVPAVLTLLVGLNPSITDNVIWRSLSDLHSAACLVGTVALGCSLFAYAKSNILHEEEGRELFGLVIITIWMNLCRNSAK; encoded by the exons ATGGCCTTTCCCTGCCTGTCTCACAGGGGCTCTGCTCAGCCCCGGCCGCTCCGGGTGCGGCCGAGTCTTGGCTTCGGCTTCCGCGACTCCGTCCTCAGCGGGCTCCGGCCTGGGTCTTTTCCGGGCCCGCCAGGCACCGAGCCCCGCCCCGTTACACGCCCGCCGAGCAGCACCGAGCCCCGCCCCGTTAGCCCCGGTGCCGAGCCGGGCCCGCCCAGGCGAGGGGAGCTCGGCGCGGCCTGCACCATGGCGGGGAGctgcgccgggccgggccgcccGTGGAGACTCTGCAACCTGCTCATGGCCGCCTTCTTCGGGCTGGCGGCCGCCGTGCAG ATAAATGACCCTGATGCAGGACTGTGGATA GTGGTCTACATTGTACCTGCTGTCCTTACGCTGCTTGTTGGCCTTAATCCGTCAATTACAG ATAATGTCATCTGGAGGAGCCTGTCAGATCTGCATTCTGCTGCTTGTTTAGTTGGGACCGTTGCCTTGGGGTGCTCTTTGTTCGCTTATGCAAAAAGTAACATCTTGCACGAAGAGGAAGGAAG GGAGTTGTTTGGTCTGGTGATTATTACAATATGGATGAATCTTTGCCGCAATTCAGCAAAGTAA
- the TMEM220 gene encoding transmembrane protein 220 isoform X1 codes for MAFPCLSHRGSAQPRPLRVRPSLGFGFRDSVLSGLRPGSFPGPPGTEPRPVTRPPSSTEPRPVSPGAEPGPPRRGELGAACTMAGSCAGPGRPWRLCNLLMAAFFGLAAAVQINDPDAGLWIVVYIVPAVLTLLVGLNPSITDNVIWRSLSDLHSAACLVGTVALGCSLFAYAKSNILHEEEGRELFGLVIITIWMNLCRNSAKNPLGGIRLMVAISLSLFPFVTWLYIYMNSEMRSSWPTHCKTVI; via the exons ATGGCCTTTCCCTGCCTGTCTCACAGGGGCTCTGCTCAGCCCCGGCCGCTCCGGGTGCGGCCGAGTCTTGGCTTCGGCTTCCGCGACTCCGTCCTCAGCGGGCTCCGGCCTGGGTCTTTTCCGGGCCCGCCAGGCACCGAGCCCCGCCCCGTTACACGCCCGCCGAGCAGCACCGAGCCCCGCCCCGTTAGCCCCGGTGCCGAGCCGGGCCCGCCCAGGCGAGGGGAGCTCGGCGCGGCCTGCACCATGGCGGGGAGctgcgccgggccgggccgcccGTGGAGACTCTGCAACCTGCTCATGGCCGCCTTCTTCGGGCTGGCGGCCGCCGTGCAG ATAAATGACCCTGATGCAGGACTGTGGATA GTGGTCTACATTGTACCTGCTGTCCTTACGCTGCTTGTTGGCCTTAATCCGTCAATTACAG ATAATGTCATCTGGAGGAGCCTGTCAGATCTGCATTCTGCTGCTTGTTTAGTTGGGACCGTTGCCTTGGGGTGCTCTTTGTTCGCTTATGCAAAAAGTAACATCTTGCACGAAGAGGAAGGAAG GGAGTTGTTTGGTCTGGTGATTATTACAATATGGATGAATCTTTGCCGCAATTCAGCAAA aaatcCCCTGGGTGGAATTCGTCTGATGGTCGCaatttctctctcactcttcCCCTTTGTAACATGGCTTTACATTTACATGAACTCAGAGATGCGATCATCCTGGCCAACTCACTGCAAAACTGTGATTTAA
- the ADPRM gene encoding manganese-dependent ADP-ribose/CDP-alcohol diphosphatase isoform X1, which yields MDAAPTWRPGALTGNSEICFSFGVIADIQYADLEDGYNFWGSRRRYYRHSLHLLQSAVDEWNKEDSQLEFVLQLGDIIDGFNAQHKTSESALRRVMNKFKKLRAPIHHTWGNHELYNFTRDYLTKSELNSKSLEDQIFLGSAARDQDCPGDTAEEHYYAYHFSPVPKFRFILLDAYDLSILGRDKSTQKYQDSLKLLKEKNPNENLNSPIGLAEPQFVEFNGGFSQAQLDWFNEVLTFSDTNQEKVVVVGHIPVHPGSTGSVCLAWNYKDALSVIHSHQCVVCFLAGHLHDGGYYLDSHRVHHLTLEGIVETPPQSQAFGTIYVYDDKLVLKGRGRIPDKVMYYTKH from the exons ATGGATGCAGCTCCTACCTGGAGACCTGGAGCCTTGACCGGGAACTCTGAGATATGCTTTTCCTTTGGAGTCATAGCAGATATTCAGTATGCTGATCTAGAGGATGGTTATAACTTCTGGGGGTCCCGGAGGAGATACTACAGACACAGCCTTCACCTTCTCCAGAGCGCAGTTGATGAGTGGAATAAAGAAGACAGTCAACTTGAATTTGTACTGCAGCTTGGGGATATTATTGATGGTTTTAATGCCCAACATAAAACATCAGAAAGTGCTCTGAGAAGAGTTATGAACAAGTTTAAAAAGCTTAGAGCCCCAATCCATCACACATGGGGAAATCATGAATTATACAACTTTACTAGAGACTATTTAACAAAATCTGAACTTAACAGCAAGTCTTTAGAAGACCAGATCTTCCTTGGCTCTGCTGCCAGAGACCAGGACTGTCCTGGAGACACTGCTGAAGAACATTACTATGCTTATCATTTTAGCCCAGTCCCAAAATTTCGGTTCATTTTACTTGATGCTTATGATTTAAGTATCCTTGGGAGGGATAAATCGACCCAAAAATATCAGGATTCTTTGAAGCTGCTGAAGGAGAAAAACCCAAATGAGAATCTGAATAGTCCCATAG GACTTGCTGAACCCCAATTTGTAGAGTTCAATGGAGGATTTAGCCAAGCACAGCTGGATTGGTTCAATGAGGTTCTTACATTCTCTGACACTAATCAAGAGAAAGTTGTGGTTGTGG GTCACATTCCTGTTCATCCAGGTTCTACAGGGAGTGTTTGCCTTGCTTGGAATTATAAAGATGCCCTTTCCGTCATCCATTCTCATCAGTGTGTGGTGTGCTTTCTCGCAGGGCACCTCCATGATGGTGGTTATTATTTAGATTCTCACAGAGTCCACCATCTTACTTTGGAAGGGATTGTTGAAACTCCACCACAGAGCCAGGCCTTTGGAACGATATATGTCTACGATGATAAACTGGTATTAAAGGGAAGAGGTAGAATTCCAGACAAAGTAATGTATTACACAAAGCATTAG